A genomic region of Arachis hypogaea cultivar Tifrunner chromosome 5, arahy.Tifrunner.gnm2.J5K5, whole genome shotgun sequence contains the following coding sequences:
- the LOC112801712 gene encoding K(+) efflux antiporter 5, which produces MVIFAPKKWGIFGLWCCVLLLAICARVCSPVRSDKETRERFYGNMPNSSAPESNDGTIAKMFDRVLEKEFSENEQPEGNDKSSFNSSVADQQAVLETVAKITHDKTKKNDTHEGNFTRPFQLQDVFSLENEDSEDVTTLIDKKDNVFVMSNKKSKYPVLQVDLRLISDLVVLIVSAAIGGIIFSCLGQPVIVGYLLAGSLIGPGGLKFISEMVQVETVAQFGVVFLLFALGLEFSLAKLKAVGPVAVLGGLLQIAIFMVLCGILSKIFGAKLSEGVFVGSFLSMSSTAVVIKFLVDRNTNNALHVQVTIGTLIFQDCTVGLLFALLPVLGGSSGLLQGFISMGKLMLMLSLYLTATSVVSWSFVPRFLKLMMQLSSQTNELYQLAAVAFCLLSAWCSDKLGLSLELGSFMAGVMVSTTDFAQHTLDQVEPIRNLFAALFLSSIGMLIHVQFLWNHVDILLASVILVIVVKTAVVAIVTKAFGYSIRTSFLVGISLAQIGEFAFVLLSRASNLNLVEGKMYLLLLGTTAFSLVTTPLLFKLIPLVMNLGVLMRWFPSENTTPNEAKASMSETDRML; this is translated from the exons ATGGTGATTTTTGCCCCCAAGAAATGGGGGATTTTTGGGTTGTGGTGTTGCGTTCTCCTTCTCGCGATCTGTGCTAGGGTTTGTTCGCCAGTCAGATCCGACAAGGAAACAAGGGAGAGGTTCTACGGGAACATGCCCAACTCTTCTGCCCCTGAATCCAACGATGGAACCATTGCCAAGATGTTTGATCGCGTTCTCGAGAAGGAGTTCTCTGAGAATGAACAACCTGAAG GAAATGATAAGAGCAGCTTCAATAGCAGTGTAGCTGATCAACAG GCTGTGTTGGAGACTGTAGCTAAAATTACTCATGATAAAACGAAGAAAAATGATACACATGAGGGAAA TTTCACAAGACCATTTCAGCTTCAAGATGTATTCTCCCTCGAGAATGAAGATTCTGAAGACGTGACAACCTTGATTGACAAAAAG GACAATGTCTTTGTGATGTCAAACAAGAAATCCAAATATCCCGTGCTTCAAGTGGATTTGAG GCTAATATCGGATTTAGTGGTTCTCATAGTTTCTGCAGCCATTGGTGGAATTATCTTTTCCTGTTTGGGACAACCG GTTATTGTGGGCTACCTTCTTGCTGGCTCCCTTATTGGACCAGGAGGTTTGAAATTCATTAGTGAAATGGTACAG GTTGAAACTGTTGCACAATTTGGGGTTGTATTTCTTCTCTTTGCATTGGGTCTGGAGTTTTCCTTGGCAAAG TTAAAAGCTGTTGGACCTGTTGCTGTTTTAGGAGGTCTTCTTCAAATTGCTATTTTCATGGTTCTTTGTGGCATTCTTTCCAAG ATATTTGGAGCCAAATTGTCTGAAGGTGTTTTCGTTGGCTCATTTCTCTCCATGTCATCCACAGCAGTG GTCATAAAGTTTTTGGTGGATCGGAATACTAATAATGCTCTTCATGTTCAAGTTACCATTGGGACTCTTATTTTTCAG GATTGCACTGTGGGTTTACTATTTGCGCTGCTTCCAGTTTTGGGTGGCAGCAGTGGTCTTCTACAAGGATTTATTTCAATGGGAAAACT GATGCTAATGCTGTCCTTGTATCTTACTGCTACTTCTGTCGTGTCTTGGTCATTTGTTCCTCGCTTTCTTAAACTGATGATGCAGCTCTCATCTCAG ACAAATGAACTTTATCAGCTAGCTGCTGTTGCTTTCTGCTTACTCTCTGCATGG TGCAGTGATAAGCTCGGCCTTAGTCTTGAGCTGGGTTCATTTATGGCTGGTGTGATGGTTTCTACAACAGATTTTGCTCAACATACTTTGGATCAG GTGGAACCAATTCGAAACCTATTTGCAGCTCTTTTCCTCTCGAGTATCGGAATGCTTATACATGTGCAATTTCTTTGGAACCATGTTGATATCTTGCTGGCATCTGTTATTCTGGTTATAGTCGTTAAGACAGCCGTTGTTGCAATAGTTACAAAGGCATTTGGATATAGCATTAGAACGTCATTTCTT GTTGGTATTTCGCTTGCTCAGATTGGAGAATTCGCTTTTGTTCTCCTCAGTCGTGCTTCAAATCTCAATCTTGTTGAG GGGAAAATGTATCTTCTTCTTCTGGGAACGACGGCTTTCAGTCTG GTTACCACCCCACTACTTTTTAAGTTGATACCTCTTGTCATGAATCTCGGTGTTCTCATGCGCTGGTTCCCCTCCGAAAATACCACACCGAACGag GCAAAAGCTTCAATGAGCGAAACAGACAGAATGTTGTGA
- the LOC112801713 gene encoding uncharacterized protein, translating to MMEEEFEEFEEIEVEYACLEEDEIDPVYEFDAPQFCDFLRPETLFDDAEAEQWFETAQSHEPSPFLLKFKWRNPCADVSKAPANNGKETRPTCSNSSGSSKSKVSSFMKPTASNLAKQKNVTEVTCNQSCRIKSQDSSPNDSLLSKRQKLEAGYIKKAAHLKHQALFAHKKTEKDPSGVSAASRPKATIPKEPVLETAVRAQRHKQITDAESRENTKSSLIARPLNKKILQAPAQSVQNKKTQRAKEANGEGVLNRSSNTNTREHRRTNSSDGSRQEKCGMTNKPRGKPEDAQRSNKGERGVFRSIKVYPLEPNDKRLNYEPPTDLLSKLSLVSDVKKPAKLPSKGLKENRPGSLHQEYEYKKPAKEATCGKQYRCVLITQQAYMVELGH from the exons ATGATGGAAGAAGAGTTTGAGGAGTTCGAGGAGATCGAGGTCGAATACGCGTGCCTAGAAGAGGATGAAATCGATCCCGTTTACGAGTTTGATGCTCCTCAATTCTGCGATTTCTTACGTCCCGAGACGCTTTTTGATGATGCTGAAGCAGAGCAGTGGTTCGAAACCGCTCAGAGCCATGAACCTTCAC CATTTTTGCTGAAGTTTAAATGGAGAAACCCCTGTGCAGATGTTTCAAAAGCTCCAGCCAATAATGGCAAAG AAACAAGGCCTACCTGCAGCAATTCAAGTGGATCATCGAAATCGAAAGTTTCATCTTTCATGAAGCCAACAGCAAGTAATTTGGCCAAGCAGAAGAATGTTACTGAAGTTACATGCAATCAATCTTGCAG GATTAAGAGTCAGGATTCTTCTCCAAATGATAGCCTATTATCCAAGAGACAGAAGCTTGAAGCCGGTTACATAAAAAAG GCTGCTCATCTGAAACATCAAGCACTTTTTGCACATAAGAAAACCGAG AAAGATCCTTCTGGAGTGAGTGCAGCTTCTAGACCGAAAGCAACTATTCCTAAAGAACCAGTTCTGGAAACAGCCGTGAGGGCACAAAGACACAA GCAAATAACTGATGCTGAATCCCGTGAAAATACAAAATCGTCACTTATAGCACGTCCCTTGAATAAAAAG ATTTTGCAGGCTCCAGCACAATCcgtacaaaataagaaaacacagCGAGCAAAAGAAGCTAAT GGTGAGGGAGTTTTGAATAGAAGTTCTAACACCAATACAAGGGAACACCGAAG GACAAACTCTAGCGATGGCTCAAGGCAGGAGAAATGTGGAATGACTAACAAACCCAGAGGAAAGCCTGAGGATGCG CAACGATCGAACAAAGGTGAAAGAGGTGTCTTCCGAAGTATCAAAGTATATCCACTG GAACCAAATGACAAGAGACTTAATTATGAACCACCTACAGATTTACTTAGCAAG CTGTCCCTGGTTTCTGATGTGAAAAAACCTGCAAAACTGCCATCTAAG GGCTTGAAGGAGAATAGACCTGGATCCTTGCACCAAGAATACGAG TACAAGAAACCGGCCAAAGAAGCAACCTGTGGAAAGCAGTATCGATGCGTCCTCATAACGCAGCAGGCCTATATGGTG GAACTCGGACATTAG
- the LOC112801714 gene encoding uncharacterized protein, with protein MFDSLPTREEEQEEVENDVPKKLSALSCEECKSKPSKYKCPGCSFHSCSLPCVKLHKARTGCNGKRNITHFVPLSHFDDNILLSDYNMLEEVKRVVESAHRMRTQLGLHKKFKLPHHLRSLQSAAWSRRTKLLFLPSGMSRRQNNQSQYDKRKKYIYWTIEWHFHSTNVILHDHEVNENASFCSILEKHLKPGPWNHQLRQFCEQQLDSLKLFIRPKGPTSPLKELDMKAPIGQQFADIIILEYPIVYVFSPYQVSNFEVNKNVNHNNESNQSQEDVPFREEVVEYQNNNTAYEKASNESSDKPILEEETLTKHSHPENKEAKLSKDIAFDSDQDLMDFYDALMAQMNPDDLLGLDKFAKNTANYTDLIGSCGLFPELEEGELA; from the exons ATGTTTGATTCTTTGCCAACGagggaagaagaacaagaagaagttgAAAATGATGTACCAAAAAAACTAAGTGCATTGTCATGTGAAGAATGCAAATCTAAGCCATCAAAATACAAGTGCCCTGGATGCTCCTTTCACTCATGCAGTCTTCCTTGTGTTAAACTTCACAAAGCTCGCACTGGTTGTAATGGCAAGAGGAACATCACTCACTTTGTTCCTCTTTCTCATTTTGATGACAATATCCTATTATCTG ATTATAATATGCTGGAGGAGGTGAAGAGGGTGGTTGAATCTGCTCATAGAATGAGAACTCAATTGGGTTTGCATAAAAAGTTTAAGTTGCCTCATCACCTTAGAAGCCTACAAAGTGCTGCTTGGAGCAGAAGAACGAAACTTCTTTTTCTCCCCAGTGGAATGTCAAGAAGACAGAATAACCAATCTCAATATGACAAAAG GAAGAAGTATATATATTGGACAATTGAATGGCATTTTCACTCAACCAATGTTATTCTACATGACCACGA AGTCAATGAAAATGCAAGCTTCTGCTCCATTTTAGAGAAACACCTCAAACCTGGTCCATGGAACCATCAGCTAAGGCAATTTTGTGAGCAACAGCTGGATTCTCTCAAGCTTTTTATCCGGCCAAAG GGTCCTACGTCACCCTTGAAGGAGTTGGATATGAAAGCACCAATAGGACAACAGTTTGCAGATATAATTATTTTGGAATATCCTATTGTTTATGTTTTCTCACCATATCAAGTATCCAATTTTGAAGTTAATAAGAATGTCAATCACAACAATGAAAGTAATCAAAGTCAAGAAGATGTGCCTTTTAGGGAGGAGGTGGTAGAATATCAGAACAACAACACTGCATATGAAAAAGCATCAAATGAATCATCAGATAAGCCTATACTTGAAGAAGAAACTTTGACTAAACATTCACATCCGGAAAACAAGGAAGCAAAACTCTCTAAAGACATAGCATTTGACAGTGATCAAGACTTGATGGATTTCTATGATGCTCTTATGGCTCAAATGAATCCTGATGACCTGCTTGGTTTGGATAAATTTGCCAAGAATACAGCAAATTATACAGATTTAATTGGTAGCTGTGGACTATTTCCTGAATTAGAGGAAGGTGAACTTGCATAA
- the LOC112801715 gene encoding 1-aminocyclopropane-1-carboxylate synthase 6, with amino-acid sequence MTRTREPESKSKTSSPSSSSTGMKLIVPLQGVVQGRGGILLGSLIPCALFYFFQLYLKKRRRSNDKHPSSNPPSPSSSFPELPRTPSRSNLSSRGSLTGVRLSRLATTISDDDSAYYVGLNRASRDPYHKLTNPDGIIQLGLSDNTLSLDLIGDWMRKWGSGGDDGLSINGIATYQAFDGVDELKLALSDFMHQVMGGSVHFDTSNMVLTAGATPAIEILSFCLADHGNAFLVPTPYYPGFDRDVKWRPGVDLIPVHCRSADNFNLSMTALEQAYSQARKRGVKVRGILVSNPSNPVGNMLTQDMLYNLIDFAEDKNIHLIVDEVFAGSTYGSEKFVSVAEILESDSEYIDNRRIHIIYGLSKDLALAGFRVGVIYSFNKNVLATARKLCRFSSISAPTQRLVTSMLSDKKFIQDYFETNRNRMRQVHHEFVDALSKIGIKCAKSSGGMFCWADMSGLIKPYSEKGELELWEKFMSIAKINITPGSACHCIEPGWFRICFTTMSLDEIPLVIERIRRVVEVCKFSS; translated from the exons ATGACCCGAACCCGAGAACCCGAATCCAAATCCAAAACCTCTTCGCCTTCTTCATCTTCGACAGGGATGAAGCTAATCGTTCCGCTGCAAGGCGTGGTTCAAGGTCGCGGTGGAATCTTGTTAGGGTCGTTAATCCCGTGTGCGCTGTTCTACTTCTTCCAGCTGTACCTCAAGAAACGACGTCGTTCCAACGACAAACACCCCTCCTCCAACCCTCCTTCGCCTTCTTCCTCGTTTCCGGAGCTGCCGCGCACGCCGTCGCGCTCCAACCTCTCGTCCAGGGGATCCCTCACCGGCGTGCGCCTCTCCAGGCTCGCCACTACCATCTCCGACGACGATTCAGCTTACTACGTTGGCCTCAACAGAGCCTCACGTGATCCCTATCACAAGCTCACCAACCCCGATGGAATCATCCAGCTTGGTTTGTCCGATAACACG ttgagtttggatttgattggggATTGGATGCGGAAGTGGGGCAGTGGTGGTGACGATGGTTTGAGTATTAATGGGATTGCAACGTATCAGGCATTTGATGGAGTTGACGAACTCAAACTG GCCTTGTCGGATTTTATGCATCAAGTAATGGGAGGATCGGTGCATTTTGACACATCTAATATGGTGTTAACAGCTGGTGCAACTCCTGCAATTGAGATACTATCCTTCTGCTTGGCAGACCATGGGAATGCATTCCTTGTCCCTACACCATACTATCCAGGTTTTGACAGAGATGTTAAATGGCGTCCCGGGGTAGATCTAATACCTGTTCACTGTCGCAGCGCTGACAATTTTAATCTAAGTATGACAGCTCTTGAACAGGCATATAGTCAAGCAAGAAAACGAGGAGTCAAGGTTCGCGGAATTCTTGTTTCCAACCCTTCGAATCCTGTTGGCAATATGCTGACACAGGACATGCTTTACAATCTCATAGACTTTGCCGAAGATAAAAATATTCATCTCATTGTTGATGAAGTATTTGCAGGCTCCACGTATGGAAGTGAGAAATTTGTCAGCGTAGCTGAAATTCTTGAGTCAGATTCAGAATATATAGACAACAGACGAATTCATATAATATATGGGCTGTCCAAGGACCTTGCACTAGCTGGCTTTAGAGTTGGGGTTATATATTcattcaacaagaatgtcttggCTACTGCTAGGAAGTTATGTAGATTTTCTTCTATATCTGCTCCAACTCAGAGGCTAGTTACATCAATGCTTTCGGATAAAAAATTTATTCAGGATTACTTTGAAACCAACCGGAACAGAATGCGCCAAGTACACCATGAATTTGTGGATGCTTTAAGTAAAATAGGAATTAAGTGTGCCAAGAGCAGCGGTGGTATGTTCTGTTGGGCTGATATGAGTGGATTAATCAAACCTTACAGTGAGAAAGGAGAACTTGAGCTATGGGAGAAGTTTATGAGTATTGCTAAGATCAATATTACTCCCGGATCAGCCTGCCATTGCATAGAACCCGGATGGTTTCGTATTTGTTTTACTACTATGTCTTTGGACGAGATTCCTCTAGTTATTGAACGGATTAGGAGAGTTGTTGAAGTTTGTAAATTCTCTAGTTGA